A part of Solenopsis invicta isolate M01_SB chromosome 2, UNIL_Sinv_3.0, whole genome shotgun sequence genomic DNA contains:
- the LOC120356944 gene encoding histone-lysine N-methyltransferase SETD1A-like: protein MGKRKAHRAYAGGRKRFFRKMMRELHAFGDFDPSAFPPPRLSPLPSPVEVEEALNTHDRSRPDLSEGEPPEEPSVNPSAVKPNDSETSRPDPAATPNNAVSSFKRRRPARGTVDFAPARIMTRPLPLSIAARKPMKYPAAISRRLPTIVGDIKIRLTITKNRHGNIRFTRSQLM from the coding sequence ATGGGCAAACGCAAGGCACACCGCGCGTACgccggcggcagaaagcgcttctttcgAAAAATGATGCGGGAGCTCCACGCATTCGGAGATTTTGACCCTTCAGCGTTTCCGCCCCCACGCCTAAGCCCCTTACCCTCACCGGTGGAGGTAGAGGAGGCTTTGAACACCCACGACCGTTCAAGGCCGGACTTGAGCGAAGGTGAACCTCCGGAGGAGCCGTCTGTTAACCCCTCTGCCGTTAAGCCCAACGATTCGGAGACCTCGCGACCAGACCCAGCGGCAACTCCCAATAATGCAGTCTCTAGCTTTAAGAGGCGCCGGCCTGCACGGGGAACCGTCGATTTCGCTCCAGCGCGAATTATGACCCGGCCCTTGCCCCTGTCCATCGCTGCCAGGAAACCGATGAAGTATCCCGCAGCGATCTCCCGAAGATTACCGACCATTGTCGGggatataaaaattagattaaccaTAACTAAAAATCGGCACGGGAACATCCGTTTTACCCGCAGTCAACTTATGTGA